In Amycolatopsis jiangsuensis, the following proteins share a genomic window:
- a CDS encoding MFS transporter, with translation MLSPRSRKATLAGGIGNFIEWFDYGIYGFLAVTISTVFFPSDDPAAALLATFGVFALPVITRPLGGIVFARFGDRIGRKRVLALVLILMSLSTAALGAIPGYATIGVTAPILLILARVVQGFSAGGEYAGGAALIAESVPAPRRGLLVSLMPSSTGFGLLAGSLFSFVLTQLLTPAQLASWGWRIGFLVALPLGIVGLYIRLRLEETDAFRALETTDTVASSPVRETLRTQPGNVLRVAAIALAQTVCYYVVLVYTPTYLRTELGFSAGDSLLTTSLAIAAYVITIPVAGAISDRIGRKPLLYTGCVAMLVLIVPAFLVMPGSAVGVAAVVQVAVGGIALGCYTGPIVCTWVELFPTRVRYTGVSLGFNLSVIASVSSPFLLTWLISFSGNKLMPAWYVVVAAVISLAVLFTVPETAPGKARTDLLAAEPEPQDSGTSAVHP, from the coding sequence GTGCTATCACCACGCTCGCGCAAGGCGACGCTCGCCGGCGGGATCGGCAACTTCATCGAGTGGTTCGACTACGGCATCTACGGGTTCCTGGCCGTCACCATTTCCACGGTCTTCTTCCCCTCGGACGACCCGGCAGCGGCTCTGCTCGCCACCTTCGGGGTCTTCGCCCTGCCGGTGATCACGCGTCCGCTCGGCGGGATCGTGTTCGCCCGGTTCGGCGACCGGATCGGCCGCAAACGCGTCCTCGCGCTCGTCCTGATCCTCATGTCGCTCTCCACCGCCGCGCTGGGCGCGATCCCCGGCTACGCCACGATCGGCGTCACCGCCCCGATCCTGCTGATCCTCGCCCGAGTCGTGCAAGGGTTCTCCGCCGGCGGCGAGTACGCCGGCGGCGCGGCCCTGATCGCGGAAAGCGTCCCGGCGCCGCGCCGCGGCCTGCTGGTCAGTCTCATGCCTTCCAGCACCGGGTTCGGGCTCTTGGCCGGGTCGCTGTTCTCCTTCGTGCTGACCCAGCTCCTGACCCCCGCCCAGCTCGCGTCCTGGGGATGGCGGATCGGGTTCCTCGTCGCGCTGCCGCTCGGCATCGTCGGTCTCTACATCCGGCTGCGGCTCGAGGAGACCGATGCCTTCCGCGCGCTGGAAACCACGGACACGGTGGCCTCCTCCCCCGTCCGGGAAACCCTGCGCACCCAGCCGGGCAACGTGCTCCGGGTCGCCGCGATCGCCCTCGCCCAGACCGTCTGCTACTACGTCGTGCTCGTCTACACCCCGACCTATCTGCGCACCGAGCTCGGTTTCAGCGCGGGCGACTCGCTGCTGACCACTTCGCTCGCGATCGCCGCCTACGTGATCACGATTCCCGTCGCCGGCGCGATCTCCGATCGCATCGGCCGCAAACCACTGCTCTACACAGGGTGTGTGGCGATGCTGGTCCTGATCGTGCCCGCATTCCTCGTCATGCCCGGCAGCGCCGTCGGTGTCGCCGCCGTCGTCCAGGTGGCGGTCGGCGGGATCGCACTCGGCTGCTACACCGGGCCGATCGTGTGCACCTGGGTCGAGCTGTTCCCGACCCGCGTGCGCTACACCGGAGTCTCGCTCGGGTTCAACCTGTCGGTGATCGCGTCGGTGTCGTCCCCGTTCCTTCTCACCTGGCTGATCTCGTTCTCCGGCAACAAGCTCATGCCCGCCTGGTATGTCGTCGTGGCAGCGGTGATCTCCCTGGCCGTGCTGTTCACCGTGCCCGAAACCGCGCCCGGCAAAGCACGCACCGACCTGCTGGCCGCAGAACCCGAGCCACAGGACAGCGGAACATCCGCAGTG
- a CDS encoding alpha/beta hydrolase → METSAEEDSRTAPVRRDVWFESGGVRCAAWLYIPAAEGVPRPLVVMAHGLGAVREWRLDAFAERFAAQGWMVLVFDYRRLGASEGSPRQLLDIGDQLDDWRAALAYGRSLPEVDPDRIAVWGTSFGGGHVLRIASEDHGVAAVVAQCPFTDGLASLLSRFRSGPLSMVGLIIAAVLDVAGSVFGVKPVLAPVVGVWWMPAFLVSPTAIAAASKLIPAGSRLSPRTTGVLARIPAAGKGLSPTVETGGQPFGPGDTTVGRDTIWGVMKGPDGRGDSANAIAARLALPLPLYRPGKDMRKIAAATLLCVCGDDRAAPARTTARLAVGQDHVQVKHYDGDHFDIYVGDLFERAVADQIQFLAARFTAAAGR, encoded by the coding sequence ATGGAAACTTCGGCAGAGGAGGACAGCCGCACCGCGCCGGTGCGGCGGGACGTGTGGTTCGAGTCAGGCGGCGTGCGGTGCGCGGCCTGGCTGTACATCCCGGCAGCCGAAGGCGTGCCTCGGCCGCTGGTGGTCATGGCGCACGGGTTGGGTGCGGTGCGGGAGTGGCGGTTGGACGCGTTCGCGGAGCGGTTCGCCGCGCAGGGGTGGATGGTGCTGGTGTTCGACTACCGGCGTCTGGGCGCCAGCGAAGGATCTCCTCGGCAGCTGCTCGACATCGGCGACCAGCTCGACGACTGGCGGGCGGCACTGGCCTACGGCCGGTCCCTGCCGGAGGTCGATCCCGACCGGATCGCGGTGTGGGGGACCTCGTTCGGCGGCGGGCATGTGCTGCGGATCGCAAGCGAGGACCACGGTGTGGCCGCGGTGGTGGCCCAGTGTCCGTTCACCGACGGTCTGGCGTCGTTGCTGTCCCGGTTCCGGTCCGGCCCGTTGAGCATGGTCGGGCTCATCATCGCCGCCGTGCTCGATGTCGCCGGGTCGGTGTTCGGGGTGAAGCCGGTGCTGGCTCCGGTGGTCGGGGTGTGGTGGATGCCTGCCTTCCTGGTGTCGCCGACCGCGATCGCCGCGGCGTCCAAGCTGATCCCGGCGGGGTCTCGGCTCTCGCCTCGCACCACCGGGGTCCTTGCCCGGATTCCAGCCGCGGGCAAGGGGCTGTCTCCTACCGTCGAGACGGGTGGGCAGCCGTTCGGCCCTGGTGACACCACTGTCGGCCGCGACACGATCTGGGGTGTCATGAAGGGCCCGGACGGTCGCGGCGACAGCGCCAACGCGATCGCGGCCCGGCTTGCGTTGCCGTTGCCGCTGTACCGGCCAGGCAAGGACATGCGCAAGATCGCCGCGGCGACCCTGTTGTGCGTGTGCGGCGACGACCGCGCCGCCCCTGCACGCACCACGGCCCGTCTTGCGGTCGGGCAGGACCACGTCCAGGTCAAGCACTACGACGGTGACCACTTCGACATTTACGTCGGTGACCTGTTCGAGCGCGCCGTCGCAGACCAGATTCAGTTTCTCGCCGCCCGGTTCACGGCCGCGGCGGGCCGGTAG
- a CDS encoding TetR/AcrR family transcriptional regulator — protein sequence MPRNRRPQDREEKRGEIVAAATRLFVEEGYDPTTVARIGRAAGVTSNTVYWYFKDKDQVLVAALDALFAQFLAGVAERSAEPPVEQLLWAVTELRRVDRLITTVHARVAASESLRVWHDGFHEQVETILRWHLAALGVPETEQAAMTRIGVFVVEGMLTHAGDAAGDRAVVETLVRSARGIATVPSAPDTK from the coding sequence ATGCCGCGTAACCGACGCCCGCAGGACCGGGAAGAGAAGCGCGGTGAGATCGTCGCCGCGGCCACCCGGTTGTTCGTGGAAGAGGGCTACGACCCCACGACGGTGGCGCGGATCGGGCGTGCGGCGGGAGTGACCTCCAACACCGTCTACTGGTACTTCAAGGACAAGGACCAGGTACTGGTCGCTGCTCTGGACGCGCTGTTCGCGCAGTTCCTGGCCGGCGTGGCGGAACGCTCGGCCGAACCGCCGGTCGAGCAGCTGTTGTGGGCAGTCACCGAGTTGCGGCGGGTCGATCGGCTGATCACGACGGTGCACGCCAGAGTCGCGGCATCGGAGTCGCTGCGGGTATGGCACGACGGCTTCCACGAGCAGGTGGAGACGATCCTGCGGTGGCATCTGGCCGCATTGGGCGTGCCGGAGACCGAGCAGGCGGCGATGACCCGGATCGGGGTGTTCGTCGTCGAAGGGATGCTGACGCACGCAGGCGACGCCGCGGGCGATCGCGCCGTCGTCGAGACGTTGGTGCGCAGTGCCCGCGGCATCGCCACCGTCCCGAGCGCTCCCGACACCAAGTGA
- a CDS encoding ABC transporter permease subunit yields MISVSWRGTAAGRRFYAVGVNPRAASLNQVRVRGYWVLVFGLSAALAVLVGTALAGFAGGDPNAGSPYLFESLAAVVIGGYGRDRHLRNKV; encoded by the coding sequence GTGATATCGGTCAGCTGGCGAGGCACGGCTGCCGGACGCAGGTTCTACGCGGTCGGCGTCAACCCCCGTGCCGCTTCCTTGAACCAGGTACGGGTACGCGGCTACTGGGTCTTGGTGTTCGGACTGAGTGCGGCATTGGCGGTGCTGGTCGGCACCGCGCTCGCGGGCTTCGCCGGCGGTGATCCGAACGCGGGCAGCCCCTATCTGTTCGAGAGCCTCGCCGCGGTGGTGATCGGCGGATACGGCCGCGACCGACATTTACGGAACAAGGTGTGA
- the hisD gene encoding histidinol dehydrogenase — protein sequence MQITPSEAAQLGPLTWLKKPAVDGPPAQRDPRVVERVTEMLRDIELRGLDAVRQYSADLDGWTGSLELSQDELRRSGDELPADLREALELGYERTHRFAAAQRERLTDFEIELADSVVCGQHYVPVGRVGAYLPAGRFPLLASAFMTVGVAKAAGVPAVLACTPPSGEYGAHPAVLYGAYLSGADRAFTIGGVQALGAMAFGLLDEAPVDMLVGAGNAYVTEAKRQLFGQVGIDLLAGPSEVAVIADETADPEWVAADLLGQAEHGPNSPAALVTTSEEFGREVVAAVDRRLATLATSGVAGPAWRDFGSVVVARDTAQAAAVSDVWGPEHLEIQTAADDYYLKHLTNYGSLFLGRWSTVAYSDKGIAGTNHVLPTGKTSRYNAGLSVSRFLKPLTYQRAAKEGTAALAPAVERISAFEGLAAHEATATIRIEHIGRHSGAFDGTPAADRA from the coding sequence ATGCAGATCACCCCCTCCGAAGCGGCTCAGCTCGGCCCGTTGACCTGGCTCAAGAAGCCCGCCGTGGACGGCCCTCCGGCGCAGCGGGATCCCCGCGTCGTCGAACGTGTCACCGAGATGCTGCGCGACATCGAACTCCGCGGCCTCGACGCCGTCCGCCAGTACTCCGCGGACCTGGACGGCTGGACCGGTTCGCTGGAGCTCAGCCAGGACGAGCTGCGCCGCTCCGGCGACGAGCTGCCCGCCGACCTGCGCGAGGCCCTCGAACTCGGCTACGAGCGTACCCACCGGTTCGCCGCCGCCCAGCGCGAACGCCTGACCGACTTCGAGATCGAACTGGCCGACTCGGTCGTCTGCGGCCAGCACTACGTGCCGGTCGGCCGGGTCGGCGCGTACCTGCCCGCCGGCCGATTTCCCTTGCTGGCCAGCGCTTTCATGACAGTCGGTGTGGCCAAAGCCGCCGGGGTGCCGGCAGTGCTCGCGTGCACCCCGCCTTCCGGCGAATACGGTGCCCACCCGGCGGTGCTCTACGGTGCCTACCTCTCCGGGGCCGATCGCGCCTTCACCATCGGCGGAGTGCAGGCACTCGGCGCGATGGCCTTCGGGCTGCTGGACGAGGCCCCGGTCGACATGCTCGTCGGCGCGGGCAACGCCTACGTCACCGAAGCCAAGCGGCAGCTGTTCGGCCAGGTCGGCATCGATCTGCTCGCCGGACCGTCCGAGGTCGCGGTGATCGCCGACGAGACCGCCGACCCCGAATGGGTCGCCGCCGACCTGCTCGGGCAGGCCGAACACGGCCCCAATTCCCCGGCAGCGCTGGTCACGACGTCCGAGGAGTTCGGCCGCGAGGTCGTTGCCGCCGTCGACCGCCGGCTGGCGACCCTCGCGACCAGCGGGGTCGCCGGGCCCGCGTGGCGCGACTTCGGTTCGGTCGTGGTCGCTCGCGACACCGCACAGGCCGCCGCGGTGAGCGACGTCTGGGGACCCGAGCACCTGGAAATCCAGACCGCCGCCGACGACTACTACCTCAAGCACCTCACCAACTACGGCTCGCTGTTCCTGGGCCGGTGGAGCACCGTCGCCTATTCCGACAAGGGCATCGCCGGCACGAACCACGTCCTTCCGACCGGCAAGACCTCCCGCTACAACGCCGGTCTGTCGGTTTCGCGATTCCTCAAGCCGCTCACCTACCAGCGGGCGGCCAAGGAGGGCACCGCGGCGCTGGCGCCCGCCGTCGAACGGATCTCCGCGTTCGAAGGCCTGGCCGCGCACGAGGCCACCGCCACCATCCGCATCGAGCACATCGGCCGCCACTCCGGCGCGTTCGACGGGACCCCCGCCGCCGACCGCGCCTGA
- a CDS encoding amidohydrolase family protein: MTARIDVHQHLVPPPYRDALRAAGLTEVGGRALPDWSPESALALMDETGIATGVLSVSAPGTTFLPDPGAAITLARKVNEYGAALVEQNPHRFGHFATVPMPDVDAATAEAVHALDTLHADGVVLLANSRGTYLGAEGQEKLFAALDERNALAFVHPADLPGPAVPGIVPFAADFLLDTTRAAYLLVRNGIVRRYPKIRFVLSHAGGFVPYAAHRMAMGLANDGHSIRDTLTDLRTFYFDTALSASPTALPALLAFARPERILFGSDWPFAPDMAVHYFATGLEEHLRNTPFGTTISTAIDHGNAAALFPRLARETVAPAQIGRASALRGALKTRVIRALFKIADPARG; this comes from the coding sequence ATGACCGCTCGCATCGACGTTCACCAGCACCTCGTCCCGCCGCCCTACCGCGACGCCCTGCGGGCAGCCGGCCTCACCGAAGTCGGTGGACGGGCCCTTCCGGACTGGAGTCCCGAAAGCGCCCTGGCGCTGATGGACGAAACCGGCATCGCCACCGGCGTGCTCTCGGTCTCGGCGCCCGGAACCACGTTCCTCCCCGATCCCGGCGCCGCGATCACGCTTGCCCGCAAGGTCAACGAATACGGCGCCGCACTGGTCGAGCAAAACCCGCACCGATTCGGGCATTTCGCCACCGTCCCGATGCCCGATGTCGACGCCGCCACCGCCGAAGCCGTACATGCCCTCGACACACTGCACGCCGACGGCGTGGTCCTGCTGGCCAACTCCCGGGGAACCTACCTTGGCGCCGAAGGCCAGGAGAAGCTTTTCGCCGCACTCGACGAACGCAACGCGCTGGCCTTCGTGCACCCCGCCGACCTACCCGGCCCGGCCGTACCCGGCATCGTGCCCTTCGCCGCGGACTTCCTGCTCGACACCACCCGCGCCGCCTACCTGCTGGTCCGCAACGGAATCGTGCGACGGTACCCGAAGATCCGTTTCGTGCTGTCGCACGCCGGGGGATTCGTGCCCTACGCGGCGCACCGGATGGCCATGGGCCTGGCCAACGACGGCCACAGCATCCGCGACACGCTCACCGACCTGCGCACGTTCTACTTCGACACCGCGCTGTCGGCCAGCCCCACCGCCCTGCCCGCACTGCTGGCTTTCGCCCGGCCCGAACGAATTCTCTTCGGCAGCGACTGGCCCTTCGCCCCCGACATGGCCGTGCACTACTTCGCCACCGGTCTCGAGGAACACCTCCGCAACACCCCCTTCGGAACCACGATCAGCACCGCCATCGATCACGGCAACGCCGCAGCCCTGTTTCCCCGCCTCGCTCGGGAAACCGTGGCCCCCGCGCAGATCGGGCGCGCGTCAGCCCTTCGCGGCGCACTCAAAACCCGTGTCATCCGCGCGTTGTTCAAGATCGCCGACCCCGCCCGAGGCTGA
- a CDS encoding N,N-dimethylformamidase beta subunit family domain-containing protein has protein sequence MPDSNPNGARPGGDLVPERISGLPPGPQRVWVEVPRPDGFPAAWCYSDRRAYRPADTVQLFVSATVAELSVRIYRDGAEETTVHQEILTDVGFQPVPDDAYAAGCDWTVTASWTLPADLRPGPYVVELTDPHAAASARPLGHHFFVVRPARPRPGALVQVLATCTWSAYNDWGGASHYFGVHPGTARGRSPILSERRPWARGQVWLPEGAPRMVNAARPARPGPPRYEFAEWAYLNGFSKYYAAAGWAGYERHFFRWAESHGYEVDLLIQEDLHADPEALTPYRCAVFAGHDEYWTAQMRARVDAYTSAGGRVARFAGNFMWQIRLDLGQGTQTAYKYDAVDRDPVAGTETRHLLTSAWEDPAVGNPGATTFGVNALRGMYAGFGAFAPRSSRGYTVFRPEHWAMAGTGLGYADTFGDRAAVFSYEVDGLDYQFRDGLPHPSGTDGAPAGLQIIAMNWSTAAEDGRSADTGYFMLGDGDARYRASIAGEEYTERTRRRFARGAGMVVSFERGAGEVFTAGTCEWVNGLRLDDHAVTTITRTVLDRFLTEHAPS, from the coding sequence GTGCCCGACTCGAACCCGAACGGTGCCCGGCCCGGCGGCGACCTTGTGCCGGAACGGATTTCCGGGCTGCCGCCGGGGCCCCAGCGGGTGTGGGTCGAGGTGCCGCGGCCAGACGGTTTTCCCGCCGCCTGGTGCTATTCCGATCGGCGTGCCTACCGGCCGGCCGACACGGTGCAGCTGTTCGTTTCCGCCACCGTGGCGGAGTTGAGCGTGCGGATCTACCGGGACGGCGCCGAAGAGACGACGGTGCACCAGGAGATCCTGACGGACGTCGGGTTCCAGCCCGTCCCGGACGACGCCTACGCGGCGGGTTGCGACTGGACGGTCACCGCGTCCTGGACCTTGCCCGCGGATCTGCGGCCGGGGCCGTACGTCGTGGAACTCACCGACCCGCACGCCGCTGCATCGGCGCGCCCGCTGGGACATCACTTCTTCGTGGTGCGGCCCGCGCGGCCCCGCCCGGGCGCGCTGGTGCAGGTGCTCGCCACCTGCACCTGGTCGGCCTACAACGACTGGGGAGGCGCCAGCCACTACTTCGGCGTGCACCCCGGCACCGCCCGAGGTCGTTCGCCGATTCTCTCGGAACGCCGCCCGTGGGCGCGCGGACAGGTCTGGCTGCCCGAGGGCGCGCCACGCATGGTCAACGCCGCGCGACCGGCCCGGCCCGGACCGCCGCGGTACGAGTTCGCCGAGTGGGCCTACCTCAACGGCTTTTCCAAGTACTACGCCGCCGCGGGCTGGGCCGGCTACGAACGGCACTTCTTCCGCTGGGCCGAAAGCCACGGCTACGAGGTGGACCTGCTGATCCAGGAAGACCTCCACGCCGACCCCGAGGCGCTCACGCCGTACCGGTGCGCGGTGTTCGCCGGGCACGACGAGTACTGGACCGCCCAGATGCGTGCCCGGGTCGACGCGTACACCTCCGCCGGCGGACGGGTGGCGCGCTTCGCCGGGAACTTCATGTGGCAGATCCGCCTGGACCTCGGCCAGGGCACGCAGACGGCCTACAAATACGACGCCGTCGACCGCGATCCGGTTGCCGGCACCGAGACCAGGCACCTGCTCACCAGTGCCTGGGAGGACCCGGCCGTGGGGAACCCCGGCGCGACCACGTTCGGGGTGAACGCGTTGCGTGGCATGTACGCCGGGTTCGGCGCGTTCGCCCCGCGTTCCTCGCGCGGCTACACCGTGTTCCGGCCCGAGCACTGGGCCATGGCCGGCACCGGCCTCGGCTACGCCGACACGTTTGGCGACCGGGCCGCGGTGTTCTCCTACGAAGTGGACGGTCTGGACTACCAGTTCCGCGACGGCCTGCCCCACCCGAGCGGCACCGACGGAGCGCCCGCGGGACTGCAGATCATCGCGATGAACTGGTCGACCGCCGCGGAGGACGGCCGCAGCGCCGACACCGGGTACTTCATGCTCGGCGACGGCGACGCCCGGTACCGGGCGAGCATCGCCGGCGAGGAGTACACCGAGCGGACCCGGCGCCGCTTCGCCCGGGGTGCCGGGATGGTCGTGTCGTTCGAGCGCGGCGCCGGCGAGGTGTTCACCGCCGGCACCTGCGAATGGGTCAACGGACTGCGCCTCGACGACCACGCCGTAACCACGATCACCCGCACTGTCCTGGACCGGTTTCTCACCGAGCACGCGCCTTCCTGA
- a CDS encoding GAF domain-containing protein yields MLRVEEVHLTTGAYELIVLASFDSDSDALEFYVRHVEQGPGIKESLSTHVVETMTGSTATRPDHFEQFDKQASTVGSLAGLLDLACDVATTSLGADRVHVATGNVRTADPTLAPATMRWRGLSSRYVEEILVKGRAEGVVLPNIVKHNQHVFSADAQTDPLFRSATDLVVSEGFHSWMGMPVCSGDVLRGTICLYWDSVITYREELVHQVQELADTLGKHLPRLTSGSADAGVH; encoded by the coding sequence ATGCTCCGGGTCGAAGAGGTCCACCTGACCACCGGGGCCTACGAGCTGATCGTCCTGGCGTCGTTCGACTCCGACAGCGACGCTCTCGAGTTCTACGTCCGCCACGTCGAGCAGGGGCCGGGGATCAAGGAGTCGCTCTCGACGCACGTCGTCGAGACGATGACCGGCAGCACCGCCACCCGCCCGGATCACTTCGAGCAGTTCGACAAGCAGGCGTCCACGGTCGGCAGCCTGGCGGGACTGCTCGACCTCGCCTGCGACGTCGCCACTACCTCACTCGGCGCCGACCGGGTCCACGTGGCCACCGGGAACGTCCGGACCGCCGATCCGACGCTCGCCCCGGCCACGATGCGCTGGCGGGGTCTCTCGTCCCGCTACGTCGAGGAAATCCTCGTCAAGGGCCGGGCCGAGGGGGTCGTCCTGCCGAACATCGTCAAGCACAACCAGCACGTATTCTCGGCCGACGCCCAGACCGACCCACTGTTCCGGTCCGCGACCGATCTCGTCGTGTCCGAAGGCTTCCACAGCTGGATGGGTATGCCGGTGTGCAGCGGGGACGTCCTGCGCGGCACCATCTGCCTGTACTGGGACAGCGTCATCACCTATCGCGAAGAGCTGGTCCACCAGGTCCAGGAACTGGCCGACACCCTCGGCAAGCACCTTCCGCGCCTCACGTCCGGGTCGGCGGACGCAGGCGTGCACTGA
- a CDS encoding LysR family transcriptional regulator encodes MDQESRDGDRVTLNQLRAFVVAERHGSFTAAAARLEVSQASVSELIRRLEEELDAVLFHRGARRLSLTAAGQELVPYARRTVDAADEGARAVQSLGSLGGGTATFGVLRNADYYLLGNLAQTFHRRYPSVRVRLVGLNSAATAASIVAGDIEAGLIVLPVDDDGLDITPLMRDEVFYVSADPAAVAEPVTIERFAAARLVLYDAHHGWRDPTRRQLADRAQLAGVRIEPIFEIEHVEAALKLVADGVGDTIASGAVLRSPALPPGLHAVPFQERLFDTIAVARKRGRPLSRATRELARLAQDAISDVRGPAARPSG; translated from the coding sequence ATGGATCAGGAGTCGCGGGACGGCGACCGCGTGACGTTGAACCAGCTGCGGGCGTTCGTCGTGGCCGAGCGGCACGGTTCGTTCACCGCGGCCGCCGCCCGGCTGGAGGTGTCACAGGCCTCGGTGTCCGAGCTGATCCGCCGCCTGGAGGAAGAACTCGACGCGGTCCTGTTCCACCGTGGCGCGCGGCGGTTGTCGCTGACGGCGGCGGGCCAGGAGCTGGTGCCGTATGCGCGGCGGACGGTCGATGCGGCCGACGAGGGCGCCCGGGCGGTGCAGTCGCTGGGGTCGCTGGGCGGGGGCACGGCGACGTTCGGGGTGCTGCGCAACGCCGATTACTATCTGCTCGGCAATCTCGCGCAGACGTTCCATCGGCGGTATCCGTCGGTACGGGTCCGGCTGGTCGGGTTGAATTCCGCCGCGACCGCGGCCTCGATCGTGGCCGGGGACATCGAGGCCGGCCTGATCGTGCTCCCGGTGGACGACGACGGCCTGGACATCACCCCGCTGATGCGCGACGAGGTGTTCTACGTCAGCGCCGACCCGGCCGCGGTGGCCGAGCCGGTCACCATCGAGCGATTCGCTGCCGCGCGGCTGGTGCTCTACGACGCCCACCACGGATGGCGGGACCCGACGCGACGGCAGCTCGCGGACCGGGCGCAGCTGGCCGGCGTCCGGATCGAGCCGATCTTCGAGATCGAACACGTCGAGGCCGCGCTGAAGCTGGTCGCCGACGGGGTCGGCGACACCATCGCCAGCGGGGCGGTGCTCCGCAGCCCGGCATTGCCGCCCGGGCTGCACGCTGTCCCGTTCCAGGAACGCCTGTTCGACACGATTGCGGTGGCGCGCAAGCGCGGACGGCCGCTCTCGCGCGCGACGCGGGAACTGGCGCGCCTGGCCCAAGACGCGATCAGCGACGTCCGCGGTCCGGCTGCCCGCCCGAGCGGGTAG
- a CDS encoding amino acid permease, with the protein MSHDAPPASGAALTPGLKSRQITMLSIGGVIGAGLFVGSSAAIAEAGPAVLVSFLIAATLVVLVMKMLGEMAIANPDTGSFSTYADRALGRWAGFSIGWLYWWFYVLVIPIEAIVAGKILGSALSVPGWIPAFAVIALLAGSNLLAVRNYGEFEYWFALIKVVSIVGFLVVGVLAILGVLPGSTVHGVSHLWADGGFLPEGGIAILAGLLTAMFAFQGSEIVTIAAAESENPKRNIRKAIRAVVWRLALFYVGSVFVVVALVPYNAGDLAAVGSYQAALQRMNIPAAPVIMDIVVLVAVCSCLNSAIYTASRMVFSLARRGDAPRLLGTTGRNSTPRRAVLASTVVGAVAVVVNYAVPDVFDYLLASSGAIALMMYLVIAITQYATRRSLRAQGTESRLESPMWAFPYLTVATIAGIAAVLVTMAILPGQRLELWLSIALAAILVVAGVVVQRRAKPAEGS; encoded by the coding sequence GTGTCCCACGACGCCCCGCCCGCCTCCGGCGCCGCCCTCACCCCAGGTCTCAAGAGCCGCCAGATCACGATGCTCTCGATCGGCGGTGTCATCGGCGCGGGACTGTTCGTCGGGTCCTCGGCCGCGATCGCCGAAGCCGGTCCCGCCGTTCTCGTGTCGTTTCTCATCGCCGCCACGCTCGTGGTGCTCGTGATGAAGATGCTCGGGGAAATGGCCATTGCCAACCCGGACACCGGCTCGTTCTCCACCTACGCGGACCGTGCGCTCGGCCGGTGGGCGGGCTTCTCGATCGGCTGGCTCTACTGGTGGTTCTACGTGCTGGTCATCCCGATCGAGGCGATCGTCGCGGGGAAGATCCTGGGCTCCGCGCTGTCCGTCCCGGGCTGGATCCCCGCGTTCGCGGTCATCGCCCTGCTCGCCGGATCGAACCTGCTGGCGGTGCGCAACTACGGCGAATTCGAGTACTGGTTCGCGCTGATCAAGGTCGTGTCGATCGTCGGGTTCCTCGTCGTCGGCGTCCTGGCGATCCTCGGCGTGCTGCCCGGCTCCACCGTGCACGGCGTCTCCCACCTCTGGGCCGACGGCGGATTCCTGCCCGAAGGCGGGATCGCGATCCTGGCCGGGTTGCTCACCGCGATGTTCGCCTTCCAGGGCAGCGAAATCGTCACCATCGCCGCCGCCGAATCCGAGAACCCGAAGCGCAACATCCGGAAAGCGATCCGCGCGGTCGTCTGGCGGCTCGCACTGTTCTATGTCGGGTCGGTCTTCGTCGTGGTCGCCCTCGTCCCTTACAACGCTGGCGATCTCGCGGCGGTCGGTTCCTACCAGGCAGCCCTGCAACGGATGAACATCCCCGCAGCGCCGGTCATCATGGACATCGTCGTCCTCGTCGCCGTCTGCAGCTGTCTCAACTCCGCGATCTACACCGCCTCCCGCATGGTGTTCTCCCTCGCCCGACGAGGCGACGCGCCGCGGCTGCTCGGCACCACGGGCCGCAACAGCACCCCGCGCCGCGCGGTCCTGGCCTCCACCGTCGTCGGTGCGGTCGCCGTGGTCGTCAATTACGCCGTCCCGGACGTCTTCGACTACCTTCTCGCCTCCAGCGGCGCAATCGCGCTGATGATGTACCTGGTCATTGCCATCACCCAGTACGCCACCCGCCGCTCCCTGCGGGCCCAGGGCACGGAATCCCGCCTCGAATCCCCGATGTGGGCCTTCCCGTACCTGACCGTCGCCACCATCGCCGGCATCGCGGCGGTCCTCGTCACCATGGCGATCCTGCCCGGCCAGCGACTCGAACTCTGGCTGTCGATCGCCCTCGCCGCGATTCTCGTTGTCGCCGGCGTGGTCGTGCAACGACGCGCCAAACCGGCCGAGGGTTCCTGA